A region of the Candidatus Dormiibacterota bacterium genome:
GCGAACAATCTCGTGTACGCAACCGCTCAAGGCCCCGTATCGGTCGGCGGATTCGTCGCCGGCTTTTCGGGCTCGTCGGTCAACAAAAACTATACGGGAGCCGGGCGTATCCCCAATGGCGCAGTCATCGCGCGAGATATGGTCACGCCGCTCGAGAACCAGCCCAACGGCTTTAATTACGTGCTGACGACCCCCGATTTCAAGACCGCGGCGAACCTCGCCTCACTGCTCAACGGCCACTTCGGAGCGACCACGGCGCGCGCGCTCGATGCCGAGACGATCCACGTCAACTTGCCTCCCAGCTATGCCGGGAATCCGGTGCAATTTCTCGCCGACGCCTCCAACCTGAGCGTCAGTCAGGACGAGTTGGCGAAAGTCGTCATGAACGAGCGGACCGGGACGATCGTCTTCGGCGGCAACATCAAACTTGCACCGTGCGCGATCGCGCACGGCGACTTGACCATTACGATTACCACGAACAATCAGGTGGTTCAGCCGAATCCGTTCACCACCAACGGCGGGACGACGGCATTGCAGCGTAATTCGACCATCGCGGCAACGGAGAAAGGCAAGCAGCTCACGTTCATCGCGGGAGCCGCCACGCTTGCGTCCGTCGTTCGCGCGCTCAACGCGCTCGGCGTGTCGCCCCGCGATCTGATCGCCATCGTTCAAGCGCTACGTGAATCCGGCTCCTTGCAGGCCGACTTGGAGATGATCTGATGACCGACGTGAATAAGGTCGGCGCACCTTCCGCGCCCACCGCTCCCGCCGCTGCGCTGACGCCCGAGCAACAGCAAGCGCTCAAGAACCTGCATCAAGCCGCCACGAAGTTCGAGGGCGTTTTTCTGCAAATGCTGATGAGCGCGATGAACGACACGGTCTCCAAGGATTCCATCTTCGGTAAAGATTCCGCGTCCGAGCAGACGTGGCAAGGCATGCTCAGCGACGAACGCGCACAGGCTATGGCCAAGAGCGGCGCTTTTGGCCTAGCGCAGCAACTCGAGCAGCAGCTCCGCTCGCAAGTGCTCGGCGATGCCGCGCACGAATCCAAGGCACAAGTCGATCGAGGGAATGACCTATGAACGATTCCTGGGATAGCTTCGCCGGCGCGCTACAAGAAGAAGCCGATGCGCTCGGACGGGTCGAGGATGCGGCGTTGCGCTTGACGCAGTCGCTGGTGAACAACGACATCGCGAGCATCACCCTTACCGAGCGCGAACTAGACGGGGCGCGCAGGGCCTACATTACGGCTTCCGGTAAGCGGCGCGGCATGCAAGTCCGCGGTTTTGGGACGATGACGCTGCGTCAAGTCTGCGCGTACGCGCCGCGGCGCCTTTCGCCCTCGCTCAATCAACGGCTTTCGGAACTCGCGACCCGCTCGATCGGCCTTGGGATCACCAATAACAATAACAAGGCGCTCATCGCTGCCGGATTGCAGCGCTTGTTCAAGGTTACGGCGGCGCTTCAGCAAGCTGCGAGCGATCAACCGAAGACCTATAAACGACGCGGCTTCATTCCCCCTCCGACCAACAGCGTCTTAGTGAGTAGTCAAGCATGAGCTTCTTTCCACAGGGAACGTTCTTCGGCGTCGAGCTCGCGGGCAAGTCCCTCGAAGCCTTTCAGTACGCCGAAAACATCACGGCTAACGACATCGCCAACGTCAACACGCCGGGCGCCTCGCGCCAGCAGGTCGTGTTCGCACCGGCTCCGCCGATTGCGGGCTCTCCCGGTTATCCGGCCAACGTCGGAGGGACGTCCGGCGACGGCGTGTTGGTGCAGCAAGTGCAGCGCGTCTACTCCGAGTCGTACACCGACCTCTATCGCGGTGCGTCGTCGTCGCAGAACTTCTACCAAACCGAGCAGCAAGCGCTGCAGGCCGTGCAGTCGAGCCTGGGCGATCCCAATTCCGGCATCAGCGCGCAGTACGCAAATTTTCAAACGGCGATCAATCAACTCGTCGCCCAATCGAGCACGGGATCGACGCCGACGCTGGCGCGTGGGGTGATTACGCAGGCGCAGGCCCTCGCCTCTTCGCTCAATAGCGCCGCCACGGCGATCCAAACGCAGCAATCCCAGACGCTCACGCAGGGCGCGGCGATCGTGAGTACCGTCAACGGCGTTCTCGATCAGATCGCGACGCTCAACGGACAAATCCGAGCTTCGACGGCGGCCGGCGATAGCCCGAATACCTACAAGGATCAGCGCGACAACCTCATCGACAAGCTTTCGACTTATATGTCGACCCAGACGTCGGTGCAGGCCGACGGGTCGGTCCTGGTTTCGGTCAACGGCCAAGCGCTGGTGAACGATACGGTGGCGTACCATCTCAATCCGCCGGTGATCGGCACGGCCGCCGACGGCCAATCGACGTTCAAGATCGACTTCGCGACCAATCCCCCGGCCGCCGGCAGCGCACCGGGCATACCGCTCGGCAGCGGCCAACTTGCCGGGCTGCAAGACCTCTACAACAACAAGCTCACGCCGTACAGCAATCAGCTCAACAGTTTCGCTTCGTCGCTTGCCAACGAGGTCGACCGGATCAGCCAATCGGCTTACGATTCCAACGGCCAGCCGGGCACGCAACTATTCCAGCCGATCGTCGCCAATTTGCCGATTACCGCCGGGAACATCAAAGCCGGCATCACCGATGCGAGCCAATTGCCCACCGTCCTGGTCTCCACCGCGGCCGGTAGCGCGGTGGTCGGAATGAACTCGGCCAACAATACGGTCGATACGTCGGCCAACATTACCGGAGACACCTCGCTCGCCAACCCGCCGGCCGCAACGCTCGCCGGTAATTTGAGCGTGGTCGTCAACGGCGTGACGCAGACGTTCGCCTACAGTACCGCCGTCGGGCCGCCGGCTGGGAATGCGAACTCGGTCGATAACGTCATCACGAACTTCAATACGGCGCAACTGGGCGTTACCGCTTCGTTCGACGCGACCGGCCAGCG
Encoded here:
- a CDS encoding flagellar basal body P-ring protein FlgI, whose amino-acid sequence is MKPLSKLWMFLRSTTALALAIAVVGTPAFAQTTGQRVLVKDIAHVQGVTGNQLVGYGIVVGLQGTGDSTSVIFTSQTIQNVLQSFGLSVSQQAVRTRDVAAVIVTATLPPFAHSGDNVDVDVSAMGDASSLQGGTLVLTELRGANNLVYATAQGPVSVGGFVAGFSGSSVNKNYTGAGRIPNGAVIARDMVTPLENQPNGFNYVLTTPDFKTAANLASLLNGHFGATTARALDAETIHVNLPPSYAGNPVQFLADASNLSVSQDELAKVVMNERTGTIVFGGNIKLAPCAIAHGDLTITITTNNQVVQPNPFTTNGGTTALQRNSTIAATEKGKQLTFIAGAATLASVVRALNALGVSPRDLIAIVQALRESGSLQADLEMI
- a CDS encoding rod-binding protein, translated to MTDVNKVGAPSAPTAPAAALTPEQQQALKNLHQAATKFEGVFLQMLMSAMNDTVSKDSIFGKDSASEQTWQGMLSDERAQAMAKSGAFGLAQQLEQQLRSQVLGDAAHESKAQVDRGNDL
- the flgK gene encoding flagellar hook-associated protein FlgK, which codes for MSFFPQGTFFGVELAGKSLEAFQYAENITANDIANVNTPGASRQQVVFAPAPPIAGSPGYPANVGGTSGDGVLVQQVQRVYSESYTDLYRGASSSQNFYQTEQQALQAVQSSLGDPNSGISAQYANFQTAINQLVAQSSTGSTPTLARGVITQAQALASSLNSAATAIQTQQSQTLTQGAAIVSTVNGVLDQIATLNGQIRASTAAGDSPNTYKDQRDNLIDKLSTYMSTQTSVQADGSVLVSVNGQALVNDTVAYHLNPPVIGTAADGQSTFKIDFATNPPAAGSAPGIPLGSGQLAGLQDLYNNKLTPYSNQLNSFASSLANEVDRISQSAYDSNGQPGTQLFQPIVANLPITAGNIKAGITDASQLPTVLVSTAAGSAVVGMNSANNTVDTSANITGDTSLANPPAATLAGNLSVVVNGVTQTFAYSTAVGPPAGNANSVDNVITNFNTAQLGVTASFDATGQRIVFTRDPSNESLALRAQQGSNSSTPSFTISDSNYVAGTPAASLIGALGANAINGQSQNASNAFGQSSNGAASAMIKLFSTNVGAPALQFSSVAGATAGTATTVTIPNSYFSNTVQVGQLLTLDGGTANQENVTVSAVSISPTTGAESITFTPAKPHAAGYSVASAQTQTLGQYFGNFVTQLGLDAQGANTGVTTQTTLANSLNQQRQSISGINIDEETQNLIQYQNAYAAAARTLNVLNQNLQTIINNLGVGG